One segment of Pantoea sp. Lij88 DNA contains the following:
- the moeB gene encoding molybdopterin-synthase adenylyltransferase MoeB translates to MLPELSDEEMLRYNRQIVLRGFDFDGQERLKASHALVVGLGGLGCAAAPYLASAGVGNLTLLDFDTVSHSNLQRQLLHHDADIGRAKVDSAAQSLAAINPHCQLNPVNGQLDDAALLALIARQQVVLDCTDNVAVREQLNRLCRQQRVPLVSGAAIRMEGQISVFNWQPGTPCYRCISRLFGEQTLSCVEAGVMAPLVGVIGAMQAMEAIKVLTGFGTPATSRLLMYDAMSAEFRSMKVAQDAHCEVCGGGA, encoded by the coding sequence ATGCTGCCTGAACTCAGCGATGAGGAGATGCTGCGCTACAACCGGCAAATTGTCCTGCGCGGCTTTGATTTCGACGGTCAGGAGCGGCTGAAAGCGAGCCATGCACTGGTCGTCGGGCTGGGCGGACTCGGTTGCGCTGCCGCGCCCTATCTGGCTTCTGCGGGCGTCGGCAATCTGACGCTGCTCGACTTCGATACCGTGTCGCACTCCAACCTGCAACGGCAGCTCCTGCATCATGATGCGGATATTGGCCGCGCCAAAGTGGACTCCGCCGCGCAGAGCCTGGCCGCCATCAATCCGCACTGCCAGCTGAATCCGGTCAACGGTCAACTGGATGATGCGGCGCTGCTGGCACTGATTGCCCGGCAGCAGGTGGTGCTGGACTGCACCGATAACGTTGCGGTGCGTGAGCAGCTCAACCGGCTTTGCCGGCAGCAGCGGGTGCCACTGGTTTCCGGCGCCGCGATTCGGATGGAAGGTCAGATCAGCGTATTCAACTGGCAGCCCGGTACACCTTGCTATCGCTGTATCAGCCGCCTGTTTGGTGAACAGACCCTGAGTTGCGTCGAAGCGGGCGTCATGGCCCCGCTGGTTGGCGTGATTGGTGCGATGCAGGCGATGGAAGCCATTAAGGTGCTGACCGGATTCGGCACCCCCGCCACCAGCCGGTTGCTGATGTATGATGCCATGAGCGCGGAGTTCCGCAGCATGAAGGTCGCGCAGGACGCGCATTGTGAAGTGTGTGGCGGTGGGGCTTAA
- a CDS encoding DHA2 family efflux MFS transporter permease subunit — translation MSTAQSWKPASNPWLVAITVTLAVFMEILDTTIVNVALPHIAGSLSSSYDESTWVLTSYLVANGIVLPISAFFSRLFGRKQFFLICIVMFTICSFLCGIATELWQIILFRVLQGFFGGGLQPVQQSVLLDYFKPADRGKAFGLSSIAIIVAPVIGPTLGGWITDNYSWRWVFFINIPVGVLTVLAIYQLLEDPPWERKWAKGKLKIDYIGISLITLGLGCLQVMLDRGEDEDWFASHFIVLFAVLALVGIVGAVYWLMYARKPVVDILVMKDRNFWVAGLLMAGMAMILYGSSVVLPQLAQQDLGYTATWSGLVLSPGAVLIVLTIPLVLKLMPIVQTRYIIAFGFSCLAVAFFYSSTLTPNVDFKTLVMMRSAQSIGLGFLFVPLTTIAFVTIPQRLNADASALFTMFRNVAGSIGISLSTAAITERAQARSADMVHNMTPLNEPFNITVQHWAQAIRDFTSAVGDPVTLATGQLYQEMIAQSRILAYIDVFSGLSIVALILIPFCWLLSPIKSEGSAGAH, via the coding sequence ATGAGTACGGCGCAGAGTTGGAAACCGGCCAGTAATCCGTGGTTAGTGGCGATCACGGTGACGCTGGCGGTGTTTATGGAGATCCTCGACACCACCATCGTTAACGTGGCGCTGCCGCACATCGCCGGTTCGCTCTCTTCCAGTTACGATGAGTCCACCTGGGTGCTGACCTCCTATCTGGTGGCGAACGGTATTGTGCTGCCTATCTCTGCGTTCTTCAGCCGGCTGTTTGGCCGTAAACAGTTCTTCCTGATCTGCATCGTCATGTTTACCATCTGCTCTTTCCTGTGCGGCATCGCAACGGAACTGTGGCAGATCATTCTGTTCCGCGTTCTGCAGGGTTTCTTTGGCGGCGGATTGCAGCCGGTTCAGCAGTCGGTACTGCTGGACTACTTCAAGCCGGCAGATCGCGGCAAGGCCTTTGGTCTCTCTTCTATCGCCATTATTGTCGCGCCGGTGATTGGTCCGACATTGGGTGGCTGGATCACCGACAACTACAGCTGGCGCTGGGTGTTCTTTATCAACATCCCGGTGGGCGTGCTGACCGTGCTGGCGATCTATCAGCTGCTGGAAGATCCACCGTGGGAGCGCAAATGGGCCAAAGGTAAGCTGAAGATCGATTACATCGGTATCAGCCTGATTACCTTAGGGCTGGGTTGTCTGCAGGTGATGCTGGACCGCGGCGAAGATGAAGACTGGTTCGCCTCGCACTTTATCGTGCTGTTCGCTGTTCTGGCGCTGGTCGGCATCGTCGGGGCCGTTTACTGGCTGATGTATGCCCGTAAACCGGTGGTCGATATCCTGGTGATGAAAGATCGCAACTTCTGGGTAGCCGGGCTGCTGATGGCGGGCATGGCGATGATTCTCTACGGCAGTTCCGTGGTGCTGCCACAGCTGGCGCAGCAGGATCTGGGTTACACCGCCACCTGGTCAGGGCTGGTGCTGTCGCCGGGCGCGGTGCTGATCGTGCTGACCATTCCGCTGGTGCTGAAACTGATGCCGATTGTACAGACGCGATACATCATCGCCTTTGGCTTCAGCTGTCTGGCCGTGGCGTTTTTCTACTCTTCTACCCTGACGCCGAATGTCGATTTCAAAACGCTGGTGATGATGCGTAGCGCACAGTCAATCGGGCTGGGTTTCCTGTTTGTTCCGCTGACCACTATCGCCTTTGTCACCATTCCGCAGCGACTTAATGCGGATGCCTCGGCGCTGTTTACCATGTTCCGTAACGTGGCCGGATCGATTGGGATCTCGCTCTCGACTGCGGCGATCACCGAGCGCGCACAGGCGCGGTCGGCAGATATGGTGCATAACATGACGCCGCTGAACGAGCCGTTCAACATTACGGTTCAGCACTGGGCGCAGGCGATACGCGACTTTACCTCGGCGGTGGGCGATCCCGTCACGCTGGCAACCGGACAGCTCTATCAGGAGATGATTGCGCAGTCGCGTATTCTCGCTTACATCGATGTCTTCTCAGGCCTGAGTATTGTCGCCCTGATTTTGATTCCATTTTGTTGGCTGCTGTCGCCGATTAAGAGCGAAGGCAGTGCAGGAGCACACTAA
- the moeA gene encoding molybdopterin molybdotransferase MoeA codes for MESFTAGLISLEEAQQKMLSQLTPVTDSLSVPLADAVGRITATAVTSPIAVPPFDNSAMDGYAVRLADVSSGQPLPVAGKAFAGAPFSGEWPQGSVIRIMTGAPVPAGCEAVVMQEQTETQGEAIVITAPVRQGQNIRLTGDDIQPGHVVLEAGTRLGAAELPLLASLGIAQVSVLRKLRVAIFSTGDELQPVGEPLAEGQIYDTNRFAVSLMLHKLGCEVIDLGIIKDDPAALRAAFEEADRQADVVISTGGVSVGEADFTKSMLEELGAISFWKLAIKPGKPFAFGRLNSSWFCGLPGNPVSAAVTFYQLVQPLLATLTGQQKSALPPRQKVRCASRLKKSPGRLDFQRGILRQNAQGELEVETTGMQGSHVFSSFAQANCFIVLERDRGNVEPGEWVEVEPFNVLLEA; via the coding sequence ATGGAAAGTTTTACTGCAGGTTTGATCTCCCTTGAGGAGGCGCAACAAAAAATGCTGTCACAGCTGACGCCCGTCACCGACTCCCTGAGCGTGCCGCTGGCCGACGCGGTCGGCCGGATCACAGCAACCGCAGTCACCTCGCCGATTGCGGTGCCGCCCTTTGATAACTCCGCGATGGATGGCTACGCCGTCAGGCTGGCCGATGTCAGCAGCGGACAGCCGCTCCCTGTGGCAGGTAAAGCCTTTGCGGGCGCGCCCTTCAGCGGTGAGTGGCCACAGGGCAGCGTGATTCGCATCATGACCGGTGCGCCGGTGCCCGCCGGCTGTGAAGCGGTGGTGATGCAGGAGCAGACCGAAACCCAGGGCGAGGCGATTGTGATTACCGCGCCGGTGCGTCAGGGACAAAATATCCGTCTGACCGGTGACGATATACAGCCAGGTCATGTCGTGCTGGAAGCGGGAACGCGTCTGGGCGCCGCGGAGCTGCCGCTGCTGGCTTCGCTGGGTATTGCGCAGGTCAGCGTGCTGCGAAAACTGCGGGTGGCTATCTTCTCCACCGGCGATGAACTTCAGCCGGTCGGTGAGCCGCTGGCAGAAGGCCAGATTTACGACACCAACCGTTTTGCCGTCTCGCTGATGCTGCATAAGCTGGGCTGCGAAGTCATCGACCTTGGCATCATCAAAGACGATCCCGCTGCCCTGCGCGCTGCATTTGAGGAAGCGGATCGGCAGGCCGACGTGGTGATCAGCACCGGGGGTGTCTCAGTCGGCGAAGCGGACTTCACCAAAAGCATGCTGGAAGAGCTCGGCGCGATCAGCTTCTGGAAGCTGGCGATTAAACCCGGCAAGCCGTTTGCCTTTGGCCGCCTCAACAGCAGCTGGTTCTGCGGTCTGCCTGGCAATCCGGTCTCCGCCGCCGTCACTTTCTATCAGCTGGTGCAGCCGCTGCTTGCCACCCTCACCGGCCAGCAAAAATCTGCTTTGCCGCCTCGTCAGAAGGTGCGCTGCGCCTCGCGACTGAAAAAGTCACCGGGCCGTCTCGACTTCCAGCGCGGCATCCTGCGCCAGAATGCACAGGGTGAACTGGAGGTGGAGACCACTGGCATGCAGGGTTCGCACGTCTTCAGCTCTTTCGCTCAGGCGAACTGCTTTATTGTGCTGGAACGGGATCGCGGCAACGTTGAGCCGGGCGAATGGGTTGAGGTAGAGCCTTTCAACGTGCTGCTGGAGGCATAA
- a CDS encoding HlyD family secretion protein, which produces MSENNQRDPHQQDAENATDKSRQSEENQDNDQQPERKRPGKKPLIILAVVVVIMLIVGLWFWLSTRNIETTDDAFTEGDAVTIAPKASGYVVKLLVKDNQRVKKGDLLVEIDPSDNRAQREQANAQLGLAVAQLHQAQAQLALSKVQYPAQRDQALADQAKAEANLLNAQADYRRQRGVDPRATSQRNIDSASAQLRSAQAQLQSAKAQTEVASQVALQIRQQETNVEARQQQVEQAKAQLSTADLNLSYTQVRAPYDGFITKRNVQLGTLVQAGSSLFSLVSPEIWVTANFKESQLQRMNPGDKVEISVDAWPDMKLEGHVDSIQMGSGSRFSTFPSENATGNYVKIVQRVPVKIVIDKGLDPNHPLPLGLSVEPKVTVE; this is translated from the coding sequence ATGAGCGAGAATAATCAACGCGATCCACACCAGCAGGACGCAGAAAACGCGACGGATAAGAGCCGTCAGTCAGAGGAAAATCAGGACAACGACCAGCAGCCTGAGCGTAAACGCCCCGGTAAAAAGCCGCTGATTATTCTGGCGGTGGTGGTGGTGATTATGCTGATTGTCGGTCTCTGGTTCTGGTTATCTACCCGCAATATTGAAACCACCGACGATGCCTTTACCGAAGGCGATGCCGTGACCATTGCGCCTAAAGCGTCCGGCTATGTCGTGAAGCTGCTGGTGAAAGATAACCAGCGAGTGAAGAAGGGCGATTTGCTGGTGGAGATCGATCCGAGCGACAACCGTGCCCAGCGTGAACAGGCCAATGCGCAGCTCGGTTTAGCGGTGGCTCAGCTGCATCAGGCGCAGGCCCAGCTGGCGCTGTCGAAGGTACAGTATCCGGCCCAGCGCGATCAGGCTCTGGCCGATCAGGCTAAAGCGGAAGCAAATCTGCTGAATGCGCAGGCGGATTATCGTCGCCAGCGTGGTGTCGATCCGCGCGCGACCAGTCAGCGTAATATCGATAGCGCCTCCGCGCAGTTACGTTCGGCGCAGGCGCAGTTACAGAGTGCGAAAGCCCAGACTGAAGTCGCGTCACAGGTTGCCCTGCAGATTCGTCAGCAGGAGACCAATGTTGAAGCGCGTCAGCAACAGGTTGAGCAGGCGAAGGCGCAGTTGAGCACGGCCGATCTTAATCTCTCCTATACCCAGGTTCGCGCGCCGTATGACGGATTTATCACCAAGCGTAACGTTCAGCTCGGCACGCTGGTGCAGGCGGGCTCCTCGCTGTTCTCGCTGGTTTCGCCTGAAATCTGGGTGACCGCAAACTTCAAAGAGTCTCAGCTGCAACGCATGAATCCGGGCGATAAAGTTGAAATCAGCGTCGATGCCTGGCCGGATATGAAGCTGGAAGGGCATGTCGATAGTATTCAGATGGGCTCCGGTTCCCGCTTCTCGACCTTCCCGTCAGAGAACGCAACCGGTAACTACGTGAAAATTGTTCAGCGCGTGCCGGTGAAAATCGTGATCGACAAGGGCCTGGATCCCAACCATCCCCTGCCGCTGGGTCTCTCAGTTGAACCGAAGGTAACGGTGGAATGA
- a CDS encoding dipeptide ABC transporter ATP-binding protein, whose protein sequence is MSDRQTLPPLAPEQVLAVRDLNVRFQHEGTVTDAVRHLSLDLFRGETLALVGESGSGKSVTSLALMRLIEQAGGIVSGEVQLRRRNGDVLDLMRASKGQMRRVRGADMAMIFQEPMTSLNPVFSVGEQIAESIRLHQGLSHAGALAEARRMLDLVRIPDAHNVLSRFPHQLSGGMRQRVMIAMALCCKPALLIADEPTTALDVTIQAQILQLIRVLQKEMQMGVIFITHDMGVVAEMADRVQVMYRGEVVENAPVAELFSAPQQPYTQALLAAVPRLGSMQGQPLPAKFPLLHSDAVDDVPQDTVRRLQPPILQVRDLVTRFDIRGGLLNRVKSRVHAVEKVSFDLYAGETLALVGESGCGKSTTGRSLLKLVASQGGTLTFDGQRIDHLSGAALAHLRRDIQFIFQDPYASLDPRLTVGFSIMEPLLVHKAMPRREAEQRVAWLLDKVGLLPEHAQRYPHEFSGGQRQRICIARALALNPKVVIADESVSALDVSIQAQIINLMLDLQREFGIAFLFISHDMAVVERISHRVAVMYLGQIVEMGPRQAVFEQPQHPYTRKLMAAVPVADPAHRRRERALLVDEIPSPIHALGDEPEVAPLMEVAPGHFVARHVISAT, encoded by the coding sequence ATGAGCGACAGGCAAACGTTACCGCCGCTGGCCCCTGAGCAGGTACTGGCAGTACGCGATCTCAATGTGCGTTTTCAGCACGAAGGCACCGTCACAGACGCGGTGCGTCATTTGTCGCTCGATCTGTTTCGCGGCGAAACACTGGCGCTGGTGGGGGAGTCAGGTTCCGGTAAATCGGTCACCTCGCTGGCGCTGATGCGGCTGATTGAGCAGGCGGGCGGCATCGTCAGCGGTGAGGTGCAGCTGCGTCGTCGTAACGGCGACGTGCTGGATCTGATGCGCGCCTCAAAAGGTCAGATGCGCCGGGTACGCGGCGCGGATATGGCGATGATCTTTCAGGAGCCGATGACCTCGCTGAATCCGGTCTTTTCGGTGGGCGAGCAGATTGCTGAATCCATTCGTCTGCATCAGGGCCTGAGTCACGCCGGTGCGCTGGCTGAGGCGCGCCGGATGCTGGACCTGGTGCGTATTCCCGATGCACACAATGTTTTATCGCGCTTCCCACACCAGCTGTCGGGCGGGATGCGTCAGCGCGTGATGATCGCGATGGCGCTCTGCTGCAAACCGGCACTACTGATTGCCGATGAGCCGACCACCGCGCTCGACGTCACCATTCAGGCGCAGATTCTGCAGCTCATCCGCGTGCTGCAAAAAGAGATGCAGATGGGGGTGATTTTTATCACGCACGACATGGGCGTGGTCGCCGAAATGGCCGACCGGGTTCAGGTGATGTATCGCGGTGAAGTGGTGGAAAATGCCCCGGTCGCCGAGCTGTTCAGCGCGCCGCAGCAGCCCTATACCCAGGCGCTGCTGGCGGCGGTGCCCAGGCTCGGCTCGATGCAGGGACAGCCCTTACCCGCCAAATTCCCGTTGCTGCACAGCGATGCGGTTGATGATGTGCCGCAGGATACGGTTCGCCGCCTGCAGCCACCGATTTTGCAGGTGCGCGATCTGGTTACCCGCTTTGATATTCGCGGTGGCCTGCTGAATCGCGTTAAAAGCCGGGTTCACGCCGTCGAAAAAGTCAGCTTTGATCTCTATGCAGGTGAGACGCTGGCGCTGGTGGGGGAGTCCGGCTGCGGTAAATCGACCACCGGGCGATCGCTGCTGAAGCTGGTGGCCAGTCAGGGCGGCACGCTGACGTTTGACGGCCAGCGGATAGACCATCTTTCCGGCGCCGCGCTGGCCCATCTGCGACGCGACATTCAGTTTATCTTCCAGGATCCCTACGCTTCGCTCGATCCCCGGCTGACGGTCGGCTTCTCAATTATGGAGCCGCTGCTGGTCCACAAGGCGATGCCGCGTCGTGAGGCGGAGCAGCGCGTTGCCTGGCTGCTGGATAAAGTAGGATTGCTGCCGGAACATGCGCAGCGTTATCCGCATGAGTTTTCCGGCGGACAGCGTCAGCGCATCTGTATCGCCCGCGCGCTGGCGCTGAATCCTAAAGTGGTGATCGCCGATGAGTCCGTCTCGGCGCTGGATGTGTCGATTCAGGCGCAGATTATTAATCTGATGCTCGACCTGCAGCGTGAGTTTGGCATCGCCTTCCTGTTTATTTCTCACGATATGGCGGTGGTGGAGCGTATCAGCCACCGCGTAGCGGTGATGTATCTCGGCCAGATAGTCGAGATGGGGCCGCGTCAGGCGGTATTTGAACAGCCTCAGCATCCCTACACCCGAAAACTTATGGCCGCGGTGCCGGTCGCCGATCCGGCTCACCGGCGTCGCGAACGTGCCTTACTGGTCGATGAGATCCCCAGCCCGATCCATGCGTTAGGGGATGAACCTGAAGTGGCGCCGCTGATGGAGGTGGCTCCGGGCCATTTCGTCGCCCGCCACGTTATCAGCGCGACCTGA
- a CDS encoding ABC-F family ATPase — translation MLVSSNITMQFGSKPLFENISVKFGGGNRYGLIGANGSGKSTFMKILGGDLVPSGGNVSYDPNERIGKLRQDQFAFEQFSVLDTAIMGHHELWEVKQERDRIYSLPEMSEEEGYKVGDLEALYGEMDGYSAESRAGELLLGVGIPVEQHYGPMSEIAPGFKLRVLLAQALFSNPDILLLDEPTNNLDIDTIRWLEQVLNERDSTMIIISHDRHFLNMVCTHMADLDYGELRVYSGNYDEYMTAATQARERLLSDNAKKKAQIADLQSFVSRFSANASKSRQATSRAKQMDKIKLDEVKASSRQNPFIRFEQDKKLFRNALEVEGLTKGFDNGPLFKNLNLLLEVGEKLAVIGANGIGKSTLLKSLVGQLTPDNGTVKWSENARIGYYAQDHADDFANDLTVFDWMSQWKQPGDDEQTIRGILGRLLFSQDDIKKPAKVLSGGEKGRMLFGKLMMEKPNILIMDEPTNHLDMESIESLNMALEMYEGTLVFVSHDREFVSSLATRVIELKADKVVDFTGNYEDYLRSQGIV, via the coding sequence GTGTTAGTTAGCAGCAATATCACCATGCAGTTTGGCAGCAAGCCACTGTTCGAAAATATCTCCGTTAAATTTGGCGGCGGTAATCGTTACGGTTTAATCGGTGCGAACGGCAGCGGAAAATCCACCTTCATGAAGATTTTGGGTGGCGATCTGGTGCCGTCAGGCGGCAACGTCTCTTACGATCCTAATGAGCGCATCGGTAAGTTGCGTCAGGATCAGTTCGCCTTTGAACAATTCAGCGTGCTGGACACCGCCATCATGGGTCACCATGAATTATGGGAAGTGAAGCAGGAGCGCGACCGTATTTATTCTTTGCCAGAGATGAGCGAAGAAGAGGGGTATAAAGTCGGCGATCTTGAGGCGCTTTACGGTGAGATGGACGGCTATAGCGCCGAGTCCCGTGCCGGTGAGTTATTACTCGGCGTGGGTATTCCGGTTGAGCAGCATTACGGCCCGATGAGCGAAATTGCGCCGGGCTTTAAATTGCGTGTGCTGCTGGCGCAGGCGCTGTTTTCTAATCCCGATATTTTGTTACTCGACGAACCGACGAACAACCTGGACATCGATACTATTCGCTGGCTGGAGCAGGTGCTGAACGAGCGTGACAGCACCATGATTATCATTTCGCATGACCGTCACTTCCTTAATATGGTCTGCACCCATATGGCCGATTTGGATTATGGCGAGTTGCGGGTTTATTCCGGTAATTATGACGAATATATGACCGCTGCAACGCAGGCACGTGAACGTCTGTTATCTGACAACGCTAAGAAGAAAGCGCAGATTGCTGACTTACAATCATTCGTCAGTCGTTTTAGCGCCAACGCCTCTAAATCACGTCAGGCGACATCACGCGCTAAGCAGATGGATAAAATTAAACTGGATGAAGTGAAAGCGTCCAGTCGTCAGAACCCGTTTATCCGCTTTGAGCAGGACAAGAAGTTGTTCCGTAATGCGCTGGAAGTGGAAGGTTTAACCAAAGGGTTTGATAACGGTCCGCTGTTTAAGAATTTAAATCTGCTGCTGGAAGTGGGTGAGAAGCTGGCGGTAATTGGTGCCAACGGTATTGGTAAGTCAACGCTGTTGAAATCGCTGGTCGGTCAGCTTACGCCAGATAATGGCACGGTTAAATGGTCAGAGAATGCGCGTATTGGTTATTACGCTCAGGATCACGCCGATGATTTTGCCAATGACCTGACAGTATTTGACTGGATGAGTCAGTGGAAACAGCCTGGCGATGATGAGCAGACCATTCGCGGTATTCTGGGTCGTCTGCTGTTTTCGCAGGATGATATTAAGAAGCCGGCAAAAGTGCTTTCCGGTGGTGAGAAGGGTCGTATGCTGTTCGGTAAGCTGATGATGGAAAAACCGAACATCCTGATTATGGATGAGCCGACTAACCACCTGGATATGGAGTCGATTGAATCGCTCAATATGGCGCTGGAGATGTATGAAGGCACGCTGGTGTTCGTTTCGCATGACCGCGAATTTGTCAGCTCGCTGGCAACCCGTGTGATTGAGTTGAAAGCAGACAAGGTGGTGGACTTCACCGGTAATTATGAAGATTACCTGCGGAGTCAGGGTATCGTCTGA
- a CDS encoding efflux transporter outer membrane subunit — MKVLYSHRLKPLSLLLALGLAGCAVGPDYQAPKPVVPGSYNTLDSQEASKPQNAAINSRWWRSFNDPQLDSLIERAIAGNLSLQQTVLRIAGAREQLTQAQGSLLPSLSGSAKVTRQQPGLKGLLESNGATDQLDSNVASQLNGLTQPVNLYQGSFDASWELDLWGKVRRQVEAANAQQQAAIEQRNDALVSLEAEVARAWLQLRGAQTTIQTLQQQIEIAQQTTELTQSQQRNGLAPLTDVENARAQLSTLQAQLPQYQAQARQAMNGLAVLLGKTPGALDAELSTPKALPPLPQFVQVGIPSTLARRRPDIRQAEATLHAQTAEIGVSVAQLFPSLSLTGQLGVRNTDVSYLDNWSSHFYNFGPSLSIPIFQGGQLVSSVKLARAQQASAALDYRQTVLTALQDVENALVSYRADQQRVTALDETTGALQRAFDLASDSYRQGLSTFLEVLDAQRQLAQAQEQATQARMQSALDLVALYKALGGGWETYQNVDMPDYPVFGPATQAN, encoded by the coding sequence ATGAAGGTTTTATACTCTCATCGCCTGAAACCCCTGAGTTTACTGCTGGCCCTTGGGCTGGCGGGTTGCGCCGTCGGGCCTGACTATCAGGCACCGAAACCTGTCGTGCCGGGAAGCTATAACACCCTGGATTCGCAGGAAGCGTCTAAGCCGCAAAATGCCGCAATTAATTCCCGCTGGTGGCGCAGTTTCAACGATCCGCAGCTCGACAGCCTGATTGAGCGGGCGATAGCGGGCAACCTGAGCCTGCAGCAGACGGTGCTGCGCATTGCTGGCGCGCGTGAACAGCTGACGCAGGCGCAGGGCAGTCTGTTACCCAGCCTGAGCGGGTCGGCCAAAGTGACGCGTCAGCAGCCTGGACTCAAAGGCCTGCTGGAATCTAATGGCGCAACCGATCAGCTCGACAGCAATGTGGCCAGCCAGCTAAATGGCCTGACCCAGCCGGTGAACCTCTATCAGGGCAGCTTTGACGCCAGCTGGGAGCTCGACCTGTGGGGCAAAGTGCGCCGTCAGGTTGAGGCCGCCAATGCTCAGCAGCAGGCCGCGATAGAACAGCGCAATGATGCGCTGGTCTCGCTGGAGGCCGAAGTGGCGCGAGCCTGGCTGCAGTTGCGAGGCGCGCAGACGACCATCCAGACGCTGCAGCAGCAGATTGAAATTGCACAGCAGACGACGGAGCTGACGCAAAGCCAGCAGCGTAATGGTCTGGCTCCGCTGACCGATGTGGAGAATGCCCGTGCCCAGCTCAGCACGCTGCAGGCGCAACTGCCGCAGTATCAGGCGCAGGCGCGGCAGGCGATGAATGGGTTAGCGGTGCTGCTCGGCAAGACACCGGGCGCGCTGGATGCTGAGCTCAGCACACCAAAAGCGCTGCCGCCGCTGCCGCAGTTTGTCCAGGTGGGCATTCCGTCCACGCTGGCACGCCGTCGTCCGGATATACGACAGGCTGAAGCGACGCTGCATGCACAAACCGCTGAGATTGGCGTCTCAGTCGCGCAGCTTTTCCCGAGCCTGTCTCTGACCGGCCAGCTGGGCGTGCGTAACACTGACGTCAGCTATCTCGATAACTGGAGCAGCCATTTCTACAACTTTGGCCCGTCGTTATCGATTCCGATTTTCCAGGGCGGACAGCTGGTGTCGAGCGTGAAGTTAGCGCGGGCGCAGCAGGCCAGCGCCGCGCTGGATTATCGTCAGACGGTGTTGACGGCGTTGCAGGATGTGGAGAATGCGCTGGTCAGTTACCGCGCCGATCAGCAGCGCGTTACCGCACTGGATGAGACGACTGGTGCATTGCAGCGCGCCTTTGATCTCGCCAGCGACAGTTATCGGCAGGGGCTCTCCACCTTCCTTGAGGTGCTGGATGCGCAGCGTCAGCTGGCGCAGGCACAGGAGCAGGCGACGCAGGCGCGGATGCAAAGTGCACTCGATTTAGTGGCGCTCTATAAAGCGCTGGGCGGCGGCTGGGAAACCTACCAGAACGTTGATATGCCGGATTACCCGGTATTTGGCCCGGCTACGCAGGCGAATTAA
- a CDS encoding H-NS family nucleoid-associated regulatory protein, which produces MSDAFKVLNNIRTLRAQARELPLTDLEEILEKLTVVVTERREEAEAEETQNREKEEKLSKYREMLLADGIDPNELLGALESGKKRTKRAPRPAKYSYTDENGEQKSWTGQGRTPAAIKKALDSGKSLDSFLID; this is translated from the coding sequence ATGAGTGACGCATTTAAGGTACTGAACAATATTCGCACATTACGTGCCCAGGCTCGTGAACTGCCACTGACCGATCTTGAAGAGATCCTGGAAAAATTAACTGTTGTTGTTACTGAGCGCCGCGAAGAAGCAGAAGCAGAAGAGACGCAGAATCGCGAAAAAGAAGAAAAGCTGTCTAAATATCGCGAAATGCTGCTGGCTGACGGCATCGATCCTAATGAATTATTAGGTGCGCTGGAAAGCGGAAAAAAACGTACCAAGCGTGCGCCGCGTCCGGCTAAATATTCTTACACCGACGAGAACGGTGAGCAGAAATCCTGGACTGGCCAGGGCCGTACCCCAGCAGCGATTAAAAAAGCGCTGGATTCCGGTAAAAGCCTGGACAGTTTCCTGATCGATTGA